From a region of the Nitrospirota bacterium genome:
- a CDS encoding 3-methyl-2-oxobutanoate dehydrogenase subunit beta — MKGNEAIAEAAIQAECRFYAGYPITPQNEIPEYMSLRMPEVKGVFIQAESELAAINMVYGASAAGVRAMTSSSSPGISLKQEAISYLCGAELPAVIVNIQRGGPGLGNISASQADYFQATKGGGHGDYRMIVYAPATIQESWDLTMKAFDKADEYRNPAMILGDGILGQLVEPLIPIPYNRTQTCPEPLGFARDKLRRRNTEHRLVLSPSASLGINSVEGTQKKDWILDGCKDREPRVIRSLCMKYEGELEDKNWLLKAKYDRMTEREVMYECLYLDDASFVIIGFGIAARIATSAVNAARKDGMKVGLIRPITLFPFPSCLISDVSDRVKRFLVVEMNLGQMVEDVKLSISGRSEVVFYGRPGGGIPTPEEIYGIIKEHYAF; from the coding sequence ATGAAAGGGAATGAGGCAATTGCTGAGGCTGCTATTCAGGCAGAGTGTCGATTCTATGCAGGCTATCCAATAACACCACAGAATGAGATTCCAGAATATATGTCATTGAGGATGCCTGAGGTAAAGGGGGTATTCATCCAGGCAGAAAGTGAGCTCGCTGCTATAAACATGGTCTATGGTGCCTCTGCAGCAGGGGTAAGGGCAATGACATCGTCATCGAGTCCTGGTATTTCACTAAAACAGGAGGCTATCTCATATCTTTGTGGTGCTGAACTACCAGCGGTTATTGTAAATATTCAGAGGGGAGGACCTGGTCTTGGTAATATATCCGCATCCCAGGCTGATTATTTTCAGGCAACAAAAGGAGGAGGGCATGGTGATTACAGGATGATAGTCTATGCCCCCGCAACTATTCAGGAGAGTTGGGATCTAACCATGAAGGCATTTGATAAGGCAGATGAATACAGGAATCCAGCTATGATTCTCGGAGATGGTATACTCGGACAACTGGTGGAGCCCCTCATCCCCATCCCATATAACAGAACACAGACCTGTCCTGAGCCCCTCGGCTTCGCTCGGGATAAACTCCGTCGGAGGAACACAGAACACAGACTTGTCCTGAGCCCCTCGGCTTCGCTCGGGATAAACTCCGTCGAAGGAACACAAAAAAAGGACTGGATACTTGATGGCTGTAAAGATAGGGAACCGAGAGTGATCAGGTCTCTATGTATGAAATATGAAGGAGAACTGGAGGATAAAAACTGGTTGCTGAAGGCGAAATATGACAGAATGACTGAAAGAGAGGTGATGTATGAATGCCTCTATCTCGATGATGCCTCATTTGTGATAATAGGTTTCGGCATTGCTGCAAGGATAGCCACATCTGCAGTAAACGCAGCGAGAAAGGATGGCATGAAGGTGGGTCTTATTCGCCCTATAACTCTATTTCCATTTCCATCCTGTCTCATATCCGATGTATCAGACAGGGTAAAGAGATTCCTTGTTGTTGAAATGAATCTCGGGCAGATGGTTGAAGATGTTAAACTTTCTATAAGTGGACGGTCTGAGGTTGTTTTCTATGGACGGCCTGGTGGAGGTATACCAACTCCTGAGGAGATATACGGTATTATAAAGGAGCACTATGCATTTTGA
- a CDS encoding 4Fe-4S dicluster domain-containing protein codes for MGKITGKIIIDRERCKGCELCITVCPKGILAIDETINSYGFTPVILRNSGQCNACAQCAEICPDIAIEVFKDSEK; via the coding sequence ATGGGCAAGATAACAGGCAAGATAATAATTGACAGAGAAAGATGTAAAGGTTGTGAACTCTGCATAACTGTGTGTCCGAAAGGCATACTCGCCATCGATGAAACGATAAACAGTTATGGCTTTACCCCTGTTATTCTCAGGAATAGCGGGCAATGTAATGCCTGCGCCCAATGTGCAGAGATATGTCCTGACATAGCTATTGAGGTATTTAAAGATAGTGAGAAGTGA